One Gordonia sp. SID5947 genomic region harbors:
- the cobT gene encoding nicotinate-nucleotide--dimethylbenzimidazole phosphoribosyltransferase, producing the protein MSGTRTLILGGVRSGKSGHGEALLLGHPSVRYLATGPTTSSDAEWVARLAAHRARRDERYTTVETIDVAAALRADSTPTLLDDLGNWLAAQLDAVGGWGDEPVDLAAIRSEMCSAISGFTGELVIISPEVGLSVVPPTPAGRRFQDELGALNEAVAAVCDRVVLTVAGRVLDLPAPVTSPEEPPSTTPVPAETDSASPAPEASPVTPPPPPSTATPAPTAHPPVDPTDAENFPPVVPPDTATATDARARHLELTKPPGSLGRLEDIGVWLAACQGACPPRQLTAPSVVVFAGDHGVAKSGVSAFPSEVTAQMVANIASGGAAVNVLAQRAGATVRVFDMSVDADTAPEVSRYKVRRSSGDLRTTDALTLAEAREALAAGRAIADELVDSGADLLIGGEMGIGNTTPATVLIGTLTRREPVEIVGRGTGIDDAGWIRKTAAIRDGMRRARKHVHDPLSLLATVAGADLTALAGFLAQAAVRRTPVILDGMVVTAAAMVANELAPGASRWWLAGHRSVEPAHTVALAHLDLEPVLDLSMRLGEGSGALAALPIVASSVDILTTMATFAEAGVSDKDEPAGALAADRS; encoded by the coding sequence ATCTCGGGGACCCGCACACTGATCCTCGGCGGGGTGCGGTCGGGTAAATCCGGCCATGGGGAAGCACTGCTGCTCGGCCATCCGTCGGTGCGGTACCTGGCCACCGGCCCGACGACCTCGTCGGACGCCGAGTGGGTGGCCCGTCTCGCGGCCCATCGGGCTCGTCGCGACGAGCGGTACACCACGGTCGAGACGATCGATGTGGCCGCCGCACTGCGAGCGGATTCGACCCCGACGTTGCTCGACGACCTGGGCAACTGGCTCGCCGCCCAACTCGACGCGGTCGGGGGGTGGGGCGACGAGCCCGTCGATCTCGCCGCGATTCGATCCGAAATGTGTTCTGCCATATCGGGTTTCACCGGCGAACTGGTGATCATCAGCCCCGAGGTCGGTCTGTCGGTGGTCCCACCCACGCCCGCAGGCCGCCGTTTTCAAGACGAGTTGGGCGCGCTCAACGAAGCCGTCGCCGCCGTCTGCGACCGTGTCGTCCTGACCGTCGCCGGACGTGTCCTCGACCTCCCGGCGCCGGTCACGTCACCCGAAGAACCGCCGTCGACCACTCCTGTCCCGGCCGAAACCGATTCCGCGTCCCCGGCGCCAGAGGCGTCTCCGGTGACACCTCCCCCGCCGCCGTCGACAGCCACCCCGGCCCCGACCGCGCACCCACCGGTGGACCCGACCGACGCGGAGAACTTCCCGCCGGTCGTGCCGCCGGACACCGCCACGGCCACCGACGCACGTGCGCGCCATCTCGAGCTGACCAAACCCCCCGGGTCGCTCGGACGGCTCGAGGACATCGGGGTATGGCTCGCGGCATGCCAGGGCGCCTGTCCCCCACGGCAACTGACGGCGCCGTCGGTGGTCGTGTTCGCCGGTGATCATGGTGTCGCCAAGTCGGGGGTGTCGGCATTCCCGTCCGAGGTGACCGCCCAGATGGTGGCCAACATCGCGTCGGGCGGTGCGGCCGTCAACGTGCTCGCGCAGCGCGCCGGGGCCACCGTGCGGGTCTTCGACATGTCCGTCGATGCCGACACCGCCCCCGAGGTCTCCCGCTACAAGGTCCGGCGTAGCAGCGGCGACCTACGGACCACCGATGCCCTGACCCTCGCCGAGGCCCGGGAGGCGCTCGCGGCCGGCCGCGCGATCGCCGACGAGCTCGTCGACTCCGGCGCGGACCTGCTCATCGGCGGCGAGATGGGTATCGGGAACACCACGCCGGCAACGGTGCTGATCGGTACGCTCACGCGGCGCGAGCCCGTCGAGATCGTCGGGCGCGGAACCGGTATCGACGATGCCGGGTGGATCCGCAAGACCGCCGCGATCCGCGACGGCATGCGTCGGGCACGAAAACACGTCCATGATCCGCTCTCGCTGCTCGCCACCGTCGCGGGCGCCGACCTCACCGCGCTCGCCGGGTTCCTCGCGCAGGCGGCCGTGCGCCGCACGCCCGTGATCCTGGATGGGATGGTCGTCACGGCTGCCGCGATGGTCGCCAACGAACTCGCGCCGGGCGCTTCGCGCTGGTGGCTCGCGGGCCATCGCTCGGTCGAGCCCGCGCACACCGTCGCGCTGGCCCATCTCGACCTCGAACCGGTGCTCGACCTCTCGATGCGACTCGGTGAGGGCAGCGGCGCGCTCGCCGCACTGCCGATCGTCGCGTCGTCGGTGGACATCCTCACGACGATGGCGACGTTCGCCGAAGCAGGCGTCAGCGACAAGGATGAACCCGCCGGCGCACTGGCCGCCGACAGGTCCTGA
- a CDS encoding DUF3043 domain-containing protein — protein MSIAADDESSAGANNGSKGTAYTAAKGRATPSRREAEGRRRGPVAPPPTTRAEARARKKAMKSSMSREEKRKLSDDRRSQRTEQREKMMAGDERYLMPRDKGPAKRFTRDLVDSRRNFAGLFMPFAIVLIVVMFVPQIAVFANMLLLVFVVFMAIDAFILGRLVNRRVRERFPDVDSSQTGFRLGWYAFTRAMQLRMMRAPKPQVSPGDEV, from the coding sequence GTGTCCATCGCCGCCGATGACGAGTCGTCCGCCGGTGCGAACAACGGCTCCAAGGGCACCGCGTACACGGCAGCCAAGGGCCGCGCGACGCCGTCCCGACGAGAGGCCGAGGGCCGCCGCCGCGGCCCGGTCGCACCCCCGCCGACCACGAGGGCCGAGGCGCGCGCACGCAAGAAGGCGATGAAGTCGAGCATGTCGCGCGAGGAGAAGCGCAAGCTCTCCGACGACCGTCGCTCCCAGCGCACCGAGCAGCGCGAGAAGATGATGGCGGGCGACGAGCGCTATCTGATGCCGAGGGACAAGGGACCGGCCAAGCGGTTCACCCGCGACCTCGTCGACTCGCGCCGCAACTTCGCCGGTCTGTTCATGCCGTTCGCGATCGTCCTGATCGTGGTGATGTTCGTGCCCCAGATCGCCGTGTTCGCCAACATGCTGCTCCTGGTGTTCGTCGTCTTCATGGCGATCGACGCATTCATCCTCGGTCGTCTGGTGAATCGCCGTGTGCGCGAGCGATTCCCGGACGTCGATTCGTCGCAGACCGGCTTCCGTCTGGGCTGGTACGCCTTCACCCGCGCCATGCAGCTCCGCATGATGCGTGCCCCGAAGCCGCAGGTGTCCCCGGGCGACGAGGTCTGA
- a CDS encoding iron-sulfur cluster assembly accessory protein, whose protein sequence is MTVQNESGTATTTGVILSDAAATKAKALLEQEGRDDLSLRIAVQPGGCAGLRYQLFFDDRSLDGDLTDDFGGVTLAVDRMSAPYVGGATIDFVDTIEKQGFTIDNPNATGSCACGDSFN, encoded by the coding sequence ATGACCGTTCAGAACGAATCCGGAACCGCCACCACCACCGGTGTGATTCTGTCCGACGCGGCTGCCACCAAAGCGAAGGCGCTGCTCGAGCAGGAGGGACGCGACGACCTGTCGTTGCGGATCGCGGTTCAGCCCGGCGGTTGCGCGGGCCTGCGCTACCAGCTGTTCTTCGACGACCGGAGCCTCGACGGTGACCTCACCGATGATTTCGGCGGCGTCACCCTTGCGGTGGACCGGATGAGCGCTCCCTACGTCGGCGGCGCGACCATCGACTTCGTGGACACCATCGAGAAGCAGGGTTTCACCATCGACAACCCGAACGCCACGGGCAGCTGTGCCTGCGGCGACTCGTTCAACTGA
- a CDS encoding carbohydrate kinase family protein yields MAIVVCGSIATDHLMTFPGKFSEQLLGDHLEHISLSFLVEDLVVRRGGVGGNICYAMGELGGTPALVGAVGADFDDYRRWLEAHGVDCRAVRVSDSKHTARFMCTTDQTMAQLATFYAGAMSEAREIALSDVVEQVGTPELVLVGADDPDAMVRHTDECRALGIPFAADPSQQLARLDGEQARALIDGAAYLFTNEYEWGLLRQKTGLSEAQVADMVGVRVTTLGKDGVEIVAKDGTRTHVGVVPETEKVDPTGVGDGFRAGFLTALGKGLDFERAAQVGSMVAVLILETVSTQDWSWDRDLALKRLADAYGDAASAEIAAHL; encoded by the coding sequence GTGGCAATCGTTGTCTGTGGCTCCATCGCAACCGACCATCTGATGACCTTCCCCGGGAAGTTCTCCGAACAGCTGCTCGGTGATCATCTCGAGCACATCTCGCTGAGTTTCCTCGTCGAGGACCTGGTGGTCCGGCGCGGTGGCGTCGGCGGCAACATCTGTTACGCGATGGGTGAGCTGGGTGGCACCCCTGCGCTCGTCGGCGCCGTCGGCGCCGACTTCGACGACTATCGCCGCTGGCTGGAGGCTCACGGCGTGGATTGTCGAGCTGTCCGGGTCTCCGACAGCAAGCACACCGCACGGTTCATGTGCACCACCGACCAGACGATGGCGCAGCTCGCGACGTTCTATGCCGGTGCCATGAGCGAGGCACGTGAGATCGCGCTGTCCGATGTGGTGGAGCAGGTCGGCACCCCGGAGTTGGTACTCGTCGGGGCCGACGATCCGGACGCGATGGTCCGGCACACCGACGAATGCCGGGCACTGGGCATCCCGTTCGCTGCGGATCCGTCCCAGCAGCTCGCACGTCTCGACGGTGAGCAGGCCCGTGCACTCATCGACGGCGCCGCCTACCTGTTCACCAACGAATACGAGTGGGGTCTGCTTCGCCAGAAGACCGGCCTCTCCGAGGCGCAGGTCGCGGACATGGTGGGCGTCCGGGTCACCACGCTCGGCAAAGACGGCGTCGAGATCGTCGCCAAGGACGGCACCAGGACCCACGTCGGCGTGGTCCCGGAGACCGAGAAGGTCGACCCGACGGGCGTCGGGGACGGCTTCCGCGCGGGCTTCCTCACCGCACTCGGCAAGGGACTCGACTTCGAACGGGCCGCACAGGTCGGGTCGATGGTCGCGGTGCTGATCCTCGAGACCGTCTCCACGCAGGACTGGTCGTGGGACCGTGACCTGGCCCTCAAGCGACTCGCCGACGCCTATGGCGACGCGGCATCCGCGGAGATCGCCGCGCACCTCTGA
- the asnB gene encoding asparagine synthase (glutamine-hydrolyzing), with product MCGLLGLLTSDGSAADAVDLVSTASHCMRHRGPDEPGTWHDDDLVLGFNRLSIIDIEHSHQPLRWGPPDQPDRYAMVFNGEIYNYLEIREELRREVDARFATEGDGEAIVAAFHHWGPDSVRRLRGMFAFAIWDTVEGSLFLARDPFGIKPLFIATGPGGTAFGSEKKSLLELIGRLGLDEELDSRAIEHYTVLQYVPEPETLHAAIRRLESGCHATLRAGQAPQVQRYFTPRFGVKPVTDATRQKRYDEIADVLSDSVAKHMRADVTVGSFLSGGIDSTAIAALAIRHNPDLITFTTGFERDGYSEVDVAVESAEAIGARHIVKVVSPREFIDAIPEIVWYLDDPVADPALVPLYFVAAEARKHVKVVLSGEGADELFGGYTIYKEPLSLGAFDRLPTTLRRLAGRVSDRIPEGTRGKSLLHRGSLTLEERYYGNARSFDDARLRAVLRDYRPEWTHTDVTAPIYAMSEGLDPVARMQHIDLFTWLRGDILVKADKMTMANSLELRVPFLDPEVFRIAETLPFDEKISHGTTKYALRKALEQIVPAHVLHRKKLGFPVPIRHWLAGTEMYDWAHETIEHSQTDHILNKEAVTAMLNEHRDGVVDNSRRLWTLLMFMVWHGIFVEKSIEPSITDHHYPVRL from the coding sequence GTGTGTGGTTTGCTCGGTCTGTTGACCTCGGACGGATCGGCGGCCGACGCCGTCGACCTGGTGTCCACCGCATCCCACTGCATGCGTCATCGTGGCCCCGATGAGCCGGGCACCTGGCACGACGACGATCTGGTGCTGGGTTTCAACCGGCTGTCGATCATCGACATCGAGCATTCGCACCAGCCGCTGCGGTGGGGTCCCCCGGACCAGCCGGACCGCTACGCGATGGTGTTCAACGGCGAGATCTACAACTACCTGGAGATCCGCGAGGAGTTGCGCCGCGAGGTGGACGCCCGATTCGCCACCGAAGGCGACGGTGAGGCGATCGTCGCAGCGTTCCACCACTGGGGACCGGACTCGGTGCGGCGACTTCGCGGAATGTTCGCGTTCGCCATCTGGGACACGGTCGAGGGTTCGCTGTTCCTCGCGCGCGACCCCTTCGGGATCAAGCCGTTGTTCATCGCGACCGGCCCGGGCGGTACCGCCTTCGGCAGCGAGAAGAAGAGTCTGCTGGAACTGATCGGCCGTCTCGGTCTCGACGAGGAACTCGATTCGCGGGCGATCGAGCACTACACGGTGCTGCAATACGTTCCCGAGCCGGAGACCCTGCACGCTGCGATCCGTCGCCTGGAGTCGGGCTGTCACGCAACGTTGCGGGCCGGTCAGGCACCCCAGGTGCAGCGCTATTTCACCCCGCGATTCGGCGTCAAGCCGGTAACCGACGCCACGCGCCAGAAGCGATACGACGAGATCGCCGATGTGTTGTCGGACTCGGTGGCCAAGCACATGCGGGCCGACGTGACGGTCGGCTCGTTCCTGTCCGGCGGCATCGACTCGACGGCGATCGCTGCGCTGGCGATCCGGCACAATCCCGACCTCATCACCTTCACCACCGGTTTCGAGCGCGATGGATACTCCGAGGTCGACGTCGCCGTCGAATCCGCCGAGGCGATCGGGGCCCGCCACATCGTCAAGGTGGTGAGTCCGCGCGAGTTCATCGACGCGATCCCGGAGATCGTCTGGTACCTGGATGATCCGGTGGCCGACCCGGCGCTGGTCCCCCTGTACTTCGTGGCCGCCGAGGCCCGCAAGCATGTGAAGGTGGTGCTGTCCGGCGAGGGCGCCGACGAGCTGTTCGGCGGCTACACGATCTACAAGGAGCCGCTGTCGCTCGGCGCATTCGACCGGTTGCCGACCACCCTCCGACGCCTCGCAGGGCGCGTTTCCGACCGAATCCCCGAGGGCACCCGCGGCAAGAGCCTGTTGCACCGGGGTTCGTTGACCCTGGAAGAGCGCTACTACGGCAATGCACGCAGCTTCGACGACGCGCGGCTGCGTGCCGTGCTGCGCGACTACCGTCCGGAGTGGACACACACCGACGTCACGGCACCGATCTACGCGATGTCGGAAGGGCTGGACCCGGTCGCCCGGATGCAGCACATCGACCTGTTCACCTGGCTACGCGGCGACATCCTGGTGAAGGCCGACAAGATGACGATGGCCAACTCCCTGGAACTGCGCGTCCCGTTCCTCGATCCCGAGGTCTTCCGGATCGCCGAGACCCTGCCGTTCGACGAGAAGATATCGCACGGCACCACCAAGTACGCGCTGCGAAAAGCGCTCGAGCAGATCGTCCCGGCTCATGTCCTGCACCGCAAGAAACTCGGCTTCCCGGTTCCGATCCGACACTGGCTGGCCGGCACCGAGATGTACGACTGGGCTCACGAGACGATCGAGCACTCGCAGACCGATCACATCCTGAACAAGGAAGCGGTGACCGCGATGCTGAACGAGCATCGCGACGGCGTGGTCGACAACAGTCGTCGACTGTGGACGTTGCTGATGTTCATGGTGTGGCACGGGATCTTCGTCGAGAAGTCGATCGAGCCGTCCATCACCGATCACCACTACCCCGTCCGGCTGTAG
- a CDS encoding cytochrome c oxidase subunit II has translation MKQIGAVVALGIGALLMSGCDARTAMRFGWPAGITPEAKKMGDLWTWSVIAALVMGIIVWGLIFWTITFHRHKAGKDEFPRQTAYNVPLELGYTAVPFVIIAVLFYFTVVVQNDVEKKTSDPKVVVDVTAFQWNWKFGYRDVSFTDGSTYNGFERAASPFELQTRNMRTEHGEEHPIEGPAGGRDDDIRDYLKFNKIETVGSSTEIPILVLPTGKRIEFEIASADVIHSFWVPEFLFKRDVMPFPKQNHSDSVFQIQSIDRSGAFVGRCAEMCGTYHSMMNFEVRAVSPQKFDAYILYREQNPTATNAQALESICEVPKSVTTVPFNTRRATNGDTPKELGDASNTSLQGCTVGANG, from the coding sequence ATCAAACAGATCGGGGCAGTCGTCGCACTCGGTATCGGTGCGCTGCTCATGTCGGGCTGCGACGCCCGAACCGCGATGCGATTCGGTTGGCCGGCGGGAATCACCCCCGAGGCCAAGAAGATGGGCGATCTGTGGACCTGGTCGGTCATCGCAGCGCTCGTCATGGGAATCATCGTCTGGGGCCTGATCTTCTGGACCATCACCTTTCACCGGCACAAGGCCGGCAAGGATGAGTTCCCCCGGCAGACGGCGTACAACGTTCCTCTGGAACTCGGCTATACGGCCGTTCCGTTCGTGATCATCGCGGTGCTGTTCTACTTCACCGTGGTCGTCCAGAACGACGTCGAGAAGAAGACCTCTGATCCCAAGGTCGTCGTCGATGTGACGGCATTCCAGTGGAATTGGAAGTTCGGTTACCGTGACGTCTCCTTCACCGACGGCAGCACGTACAACGGCTTCGAGCGCGCGGCGAGTCCTTTCGAACTCCAGACCCGCAACATGCGTACCGAGCACGGTGAAGAGCACCCGATCGAGGGCCCGGCAGGCGGTCGCGACGACGACATCCGCGACTACCTGAAGTTCAACAAGATCGAGACCGTCGGGTCGTCGACCGAGATCCCGATTCTGGTACTGCCCACGGGAAAGCGCATCGAGTTCGAGATCGCGTCGGCCGACGTCATCCACTCGTTCTGGGTGCCGGAGTTCCTCTTCAAGCGCGACGTCATGCCGTTCCCGAAGCAGAACCACAGCGACAGCGTGTTCCAGATCCAGAGCATCGATCGTTCCGGCGCATTCGTCGGCCGGTGCGCGGAGATGTGCGGTACGTATCACTCGATGATGAACTTCGAGGTCCGCGCCGTCAGCCCGCAGAAGTTCGACGCGTACATCCTGTACCGCGAGCAGAACCCGACCGCGACCAACGCTCAGGCTCTCGAGTCGATCTGTGAGGTGCCGAAGTCGGTCACGACGGTTCCGTTCAACACGCGTCGCGCGACGAACGGCGACACTCCCAAGGAACTGGGTGACGCCTCCAATACGTCCCTGCAGGGCTGCACAGTGGGAGCCAACGGATGA
- a CDS encoding cytochrome c oxidase subunit 4 yields MKIEARIFELLTGFFFIAGIAYTICTAFSSKGVEWAGVTAMFFTGGLTLIAGTYFRFVARRVEIRPEDYEDAEIEDGAGELGFFSPHSWWPLLLASGAAMFAIGFATGNFWFAIFAAVVIIGTAAGLVFEYHVGPEKH; encoded by the coding sequence ATGAAAATCGAAGCCAGGATCTTCGAGCTGCTGACCGGATTCTTCTTCATCGCCGGCATCGCCTACACGATCTGTACGGCGTTCTCCAGCAAAGGTGTGGAGTGGGCGGGTGTGACCGCCATGTTCTTCACCGGTGGGCTGACCCTGATCGCCGGGACGTACTTCAGGTTCGTCGCGCGCCGCGTAGAGATCCGTCCCGAGGATTATGAGGATGCCGAGATCGAGGATGGTGCAGGAGAGCTCGGCTTCTTCAGCCCGCACTCCTGGTGGCCGCTGCTGCTCGCGTCCGGCGCGGCGATGTTCGCCATCGGGTTCGCGACGGGCAACTTCTGGTTCGCCATCTTCGCCGCGGTCGTGATCATCGGTACCGCTGCTGGTCTGGTGTTCGAGTACCACGTGGGTCCGGAGAAGCACTGA
- a CDS encoding bifunctional phosphatase PAP2/diacylglycerol kinase family protein translates to MRSPRRSRPHSRFRWDSSGLRQITRGLGTLDAEVFETVARSDSPALDATMRPLSRAADHSTLWLAIAGGMALSGRPAAQRAAARGVATLAVTSLLTNQVAKRVRNRPRPIPTTVPLARRGTRLPTSNSLPSGHSASAAAFALGTGIEHGPTGLVLGGLAGLVGLSRVATGAHYPGDVLAGFGIGASIAVIGARLVPPITEHSVAVPAASRDLAPPRPRGAGVVAVVNPASGSGSGRQVVDTMRAELPDAEIVELRPDDDVEAVLRDAAGRAEVLAVGGGDGTVATAACVALDTGLPLAVFPAGTYNHFAKDLCITTVADTVAALAAGDLMRVDVALLNDTHVILNTASIGAYPHFVRTRRRLQHKLSRPLATAVALTATLRHTRPVRIRVDGTVIETSLFLLGNSLYQPSGFAPSRRVRLDDGLLDVRILEVGHRFAVLRLLGSLMAGRLERSPLFHEIQVPEFSFSAVDGPVVVAHDGEIGESVEEATFRVAYRALSVYAPRQRD, encoded by the coding sequence ATGAGATCACCTCGACGATCACGACCCCATTCCCGATTCCGCTGGGACTCTTCGGGTTTACGACAGATCACCCGTGGACTGGGCACCCTCGACGCGGAAGTCTTCGAGACCGTGGCACGGTCGGATTCTCCGGCCCTTGACGCCACGATGCGGCCACTGTCGCGGGCAGCCGATCATTCCACGCTGTGGTTGGCCATCGCCGGCGGAATGGCGCTCAGTGGCCGTCCGGCCGCGCAGCGGGCCGCGGCGCGCGGTGTCGCCACGCTCGCGGTCACCAGCCTGCTCACCAACCAAGTCGCCAAGCGGGTCCGTAACCGGCCCCGTCCGATACCGACGACGGTCCCCTTGGCACGGCGCGGAACCCGGCTACCCACCTCGAATTCGTTGCCGTCCGGTCACTCCGCCAGCGCGGCCGCGTTCGCACTCGGGACCGGCATCGAGCACGGACCCACCGGACTCGTCCTCGGTGGCCTGGCCGGTCTGGTCGGTCTGTCGCGGGTGGCGACCGGTGCCCACTATCCCGGTGACGTCCTGGCCGGATTCGGCATCGGCGCGTCCATCGCCGTGATCGGCGCACGTCTCGTCCCGCCGATCACCGAGCACAGCGTCGCCGTACCGGCAGCCAGTCGCGACCTCGCTCCCCCACGCCCTCGCGGTGCCGGAGTGGTCGCGGTCGTCAATCCCGCCTCGGGGTCGGGCAGCGGGCGGCAGGTGGTCGACACGATGCGCGCCGAGCTCCCCGACGCGGAGATCGTCGAGCTCCGGCCCGACGACGACGTCGAGGCGGTCCTGCGTGATGCGGCTGGTCGCGCCGAGGTCCTCGCCGTCGGTGGTGGTGACGGCACCGTCGCCACGGCGGCGTGCGTCGCGCTCGACACCGGGCTGCCCCTGGCCGTGTTCCCGGCCGGCACCTACAACCATTTCGCGAAGGACCTCTGCATCACGACAGTCGCCGACACCGTGGCCGCATTGGCGGCAGGCGACCTGATGCGGGTCGACGTGGCGCTGCTCAACGACACCCATGTCATCCTGAACACGGCGAGCATCGGTGCCTATCCGCATTTCGTACGTACTCGTCGTCGGCTGCAGCACAAATTGAGTCGGCCTCTCGCCACCGCGGTCGCACTCACCGCGACGTTGAGACATACGCGCCCGGTGCGGATCCGCGTCGACGGCACGGTGATCGAGACGTCGCTGTTCCTGCTGGGCAACTCGCTCTATCAGCCGTCCGGTTTCGCCCCGTCACGACGTGTACGACTCGACGACGGTCTGCTCGATGTGCGCATCCTCGAGGTGGGTCATCGATTCGCGGTACTGCGTCTGCTCGGTTCGTTGATGGCCGGCCGTCTCGAGCGGTCCCCGCTCTTCCATGAGATCCAGGTCCCCGAGTTCTCGTTCTCGGCGGTCGACGGACCGGTCGTCGTCGCGCACGACGGCGAGATCGGCGAGTCAGTCGAGGAAGCCACCTTCCGGGTCGCTTATCGTGCCCTGTCCGTCTACGCACCACGGCAGCGTGACTGA